The Ignavibacteria bacterium genome contains the following window.
TAGGTTAATTCTGACCTAACGATTAATGAGAACGGCTCAAATAAGCGATATGCGATTATTCCTTTGTAAATTGTACCGCCAAGCCAGAAAAATCCTGACATTATCAATGCGAAGAAAAAAAATTTTGTCCTAAGTTTCTTTATCTCCATGATAATACAACTTAATACATGAATAAAAATTTATCAAGAACAAATAATCAAATGTTTATCCTAATATTGGGCAATCTAAAAAGTGTTTTACAAAAAATAATCCAAAAAAAAATTAAATTATTCGGATAACTTTCAGTTAAATAGTTCTTTATAGCTTTTATGTCATTTACTTTTTATAATAAGTGAATATATTTTTCAATCAAAAAAAATCTCTACTCCGAAAAATACTATGCAAATCAAATATTTAAATTCTGAGTGTAAGTTGGTTTAAGCCAATTCTGATCATCTTTGTTCGGAAAATCGATCGTGTAATGCAAACCACGTGATTCTTTACGTGTAAGCGCAGATTTCGCAATAAGATATGCTGTATCAATTAAATTCCTTAATTCTAGAATTTCTTCAGACAAAGTCGAAATGTTGTACATGTTTTTTGTCTCTTCATAAATTATGTGGCATCTTCGAAGTGCCCGATTTAATCGCTCGGTTGAACGAACGATTCCGACATATTCCCATAAAATTTCTCGTATCTCTCTCCTGCTTTGAGAGATAAGAACCTTTTCCTCAGTCGATGACTCTGCTGTATCCACCCATTCGGGAATTTCAGCGGGAATTTTGGAAAGAGATTTTTGAATTATTTCCTTACACCCAAGTGCCGAGTTTTTTGAAAACACAAGTGCTTCGAGTAGCGAATTACTGGCAAGCCGATTTGCTCCATGCACACCAGTCATTGAAACTTCACCTGAAGCAAATAAATTTTCTATTGAAGTATGTCCATTTAAATCAGTCACTACCCCACCGCACGCATAATGTGCTGCTGGAATTACTGGAATGTAATCCTTTGTTATATCAATATTTTTTTCCAAACATTTAAAGTAAATATGAGGGAAATGATTTATGATTTCGTCTTTAGATTTGAAATTCAAATCGAGATAAACGAAATTGTCACCACTCTTTTTTAGCTCTTTATCGATGGCTCTCGCAACGATATCTCGTGGAGCAAGTTCTTTTCGATTATCATAATTGTTCATAAATTCTTCACCAGATTTTAACCTGAGCTTAGCACCGAATCCGCGGACAGCTTCACTTATTAAAAAACAGGGTTTCGTGCTCCGATTGTCAAAACCTTGTTCGTACAATGCTGTCGGATGAAACTGAATAAACTCCATATTTGCCATTAATGCACCTGCACGAAATGCCATTGCAAAACCGTCACCGGTTGCGATTGCAGGATTTGTTGTATGCAAATATGCTTGTCCTAAACCTCCAGTTGAGAGCAAAGTGCATTTTGCGACAAATGTATGGACAGCAGAATTTTCAACATCATAAACATAAGCACCCCAGCAATGACGCTTGCTAGACAATGTTCGGTAAGGACTTAGAAGATTATGTTCAGTAATCAAATCAATTGCAATATGATTTTCAAAAAGCCGAATATTTTTAATTTCAGAAATATGTCTAAGTAAGGCTTGTTCAACTTCCCGCCCAGTGAGGTCTTTTGCATGTGCGATTCTGCTGATTGAATGTCCTCCTTCTTTTGCAAGGTGAAGATTTCCGTTCGATGTTCTTGAAAATTGTGTACCGAAATCAATTAACTTTTGAATTTCAGATGGGCCTTCTTTTACGATCAATTCAACTGCTTCTCGATTGCAGATTCCATCTCCAGCACTTAGAGTATCTTCAATGTGTAATTCCGCCCTGTCTTCTTTTGAAAGAACTGAAGCAATCCCACCTTGAGCATAGTTGGTATTAGATTCCGCTCTGTCTTTTTTGGTAACTATACAAACTTCAGCAAATTTGGACGCTTCTATTGCGAATCTTAAACCGGCAATACCACTTCCGATAACGAGTATATCAGTTTCAAATTTCATTCTACAATAAATATTTTAATACGAAAAAACTTCCGATAAGTAAAACAAAAAATACAAGGGCTAGTTTATCAAAATATTTTTCAATATAAATTTTTATTTTTGGCCCAATCCAAAAAATTAAACCTGCAACTAAAAAGAACCGTCCAGCACGTCCTACTAGCGAGGCAAAAGTTAATGTCCACAAATCGATAGTTAAATTAAAACCTGCAAGAATCGTAAACACTTTATAAGGAATCGGCGTAAATCCAGCTGTAACAATTGCAAGGAATCCGTTTTCCTGATATTTACTTAACACGTAATTTATCTCATTTTCAACACCATAGAATTTAATTATTCCAATCCCAATTGTATCATAAAAAACATAACCAATTAAATAACCTAAATAAGCACCCAATACTGAACCAATCGTACAGTAAAAAGCATATATAAAGCTCCGTGATGGTTTGCTCAAAGCTAACACAATTAACAATGCATCTGGTGGAATAGGAAAAAACGATGATTCAATAAATGCGAAGAAAAATAACGCTGCCGTTGCATAAGGTTTTTCCGCAAAACTTTCTACCCAGGCTTTTAAATCGTAAAGTTTTGTTTTTAAGTACGTGTATACGTTTGATGACTTTATTTCCATACTATTTACAATTTTCCTTTCAAGAACATGAGTTAGTAGTTATCTAGCTTAACGCAACTCCTATCAGCAATTACCTCGCCGAAATTAGGAACATAATACAATTTAATTTTTTTTATAACTTCAGAATTATCCTATCTGGGGATTTAGGTAATTGGGGATCTGAATGTTTTTCATAGTTAATAATCCGAATTCTGCATGCAGTAAGCTTGGTATACAATTTACGAGCATAGCGACCGTTGCAGTATCACCAAAGACTCCGTTCTCGACAATAACATT
Protein-coding sequences here:
- the nadB gene encoding L-aspartate oxidase → MKFETDILVIGSGIAGLRFAIEASKFAEVCIVTKKDRAESNTNYAQGGIASVLSKEDRAELHIEDTLSAGDGICNREAVELIVKEGPSEIQKLIDFGTQFSRTSNGNLHLAKEGGHSISRIAHAKDLTGREVEQALLRHISEIKNIRLFENHIAIDLITEHNLLSPYRTLSSKRHCWGAYVYDVENSAVHTFVAKCTLLSTGGLGQAYLHTTNPAIATGDGFAMAFRAGALMANMEFIQFHPTALYEQGFDNRSTKPCFLISEAVRGFGAKLRLKSGEEFMNNYDNRKELAPRDIVARAIDKELKKSGDNFVYLDLNFKSKDEIINHFPHIYFKCLEKNIDITKDYIPVIPAAHYACGGVVTDLNGHTSIENLFASGEVSMTGVHGANRLASNSLLEALVFSKNSALGCKEIIQKSLSKIPAEIPEWVDTAESSTEEKVLISQSRREIREILWEYVGIVRSTERLNRALRRCHIIYEETKNMYNISTLSEEILELRNLIDTAYLIAKSALTRKESRGLHYTIDFPNKDDQNWLKPTYTQNLNI
- a CDS encoding DedA family protein, translating into MEIKSSNVYTYLKTKLYDLKAWVESFAEKPYATAALFFFAFIESSFFPIPPDALLIVLALSKPSRSFIYAFYCTIGSVLGAYLGYLIGYVFYDTIGIGIIKFYGVENEINYVLSKYQENGFLAIVTAGFTPIPYKVFTILAGFNLTIDLWTLTFASLVGRAGRFFLVAGLIFWIGPKIKIYIEKYFDKLALVFFVLLIGSFFVLKYLL